A portion of the Manihot esculenta cultivar AM560-2 chromosome 2, M.esculenta_v8, whole genome shotgun sequence genome contains these proteins:
- the LOC110609524 gene encoding phosphoenolpyruvate carboxylase 2 isoform X1, whose amino-acid sequence MAARNLEKMASIDAQLRLLAPRKVSEDDKLVEYDALLLDRFLDILQDLHGEEIRETVQDCYELSAEYEGKHDPQKLEELGKVLTSLDPGDSIVVAKSFSHMLNLANLAEEVQIAYRRRIKLKKGDFADENSATTESDIEETLKRLVVQLKKSPEEVFDALKNQTVDLVLTAHPTQSVRRSLLQKHARIRNCLTQLYAKDITPDDKQELDEALQREIQAAFRTDEIRRTPPTPQDEMRAGMSYFHETIWKGVPKFLRRVDTALKNIGINERIPYNAPLIQFSSWMGGDRDGNPRVTPEVTRDVCLLARMMAANLYFSQIEDLMFELSMWRCNDELRVHADELHRSSRRDAKHYIEFWKQIPASEPYRVILGDVRDKLYNTRERSRHLLVNGISDIPEEATFTNVEQFLQPLELCYRSLCACGDRPIADGSLLDFLRQVSTFGLSLVRLDIRQESDRHTDVLDAITKYLGIGSYREWSEERRQEWLLSELRGKRPLFGPDLPKTEEIADVLDTFHVIAELPPDNFGAYIISMATAPSDVLAVELLQRECHVKQPLRVVPLFEKLADLEAAPAAVARLFSVDWYRNRINGKQEVMIGYSDSGKDAGRLSAAWQLYKAQEELVKVAKQYGVKLTMFHGRGGTVGRGGGPTHLAILSQPPDTIHGSLRVTVQGEVIEQSFGEEHLCFRTLQRFTAATLEHGMHPPISPKPEWRALMDEMAIIATKEYRSIVFQEPRFVEYFRLATPELEYGRMNIGSRPSKRKPSGGIESLRAIPWIFAWTQTRFHLPVWLGFGAAFRHVVEKDIKNLQMLQEMYNQWPFFRVTIDLVEMVFAKGDPGIAALYDKLLVSKELWPFGERLRANYEETKSFLLKIAGHKDLLEGDPYLKQRLRLRDAYITTLNVCQVYTLKRIRDPDYYVTVRPHLSKEYMESTKPAAELVKLNPTSEYAPGLEDTLILTMKGIAAGMQNTG is encoded by the exons ATGGCTGCTAGGAATCTGGAGAAGATGGCATCAATTGATGCTCAGCTCAGGCTACTGGCCCCTCGGAAAGTTTCCGAGGATGACAAGTTGGTGGAGTATGATGCTCTGTTATTGGACCGATTTCTTGATATCTTGCAGGATTTGCATGGAGAGGAGATCAGAGAGACG GTTCAAGATTGTTATGAGCTTTCTGCTGAGTATGAAGGGAAGCATGACCCTCAAAAGTTGGAGGAACTTGGGAAAGTGCTTACGAGTTTGGATCCTGGGGATTCAATTGTTGTTGCAAAATCATTTTCCCACATGCTTAACTTGGCCAACTTGGCTGAAGAAGTTCAAATAGCTTATAGGCGGAGGATTAAATTAAAGAAGGGAGATTTTGCTGATGAGAACTCTGCAACAACTGAATCAGACATTGAAGAGACCCTCAAGAGGCTTGTGGTGCAATTGAAGAAGTCCCCAGAAGAAGTTTTTGATGCTCTGAAGAACCAGACTGTGGATTTAGTGTTAACCGCACATCCCACTCAATCTGTTCGTAGATCTTTGCTTCAAAAGCATGCGAG GATTCGGAACTGTTTGACTCAATTGTATGCTAAGGACATTACTCCAGATGATAAGCAGGAACTTGATGAGGCCTTACAAAGGGAG ATCCAAGCTGCATTCCGCACAGATGAGATCCGAAGGACTCCTCCAACTCCACAAGATGAGATGAGAGCTGGAATGAGCTACTTCCATGAGACAATTTGGAAGGGTGTCCCAAAGTTCTTGCGCCGAGTTGACACAGCTTTGAAGAATATTGGGATAAATGAACGAATCCCTTATAATGCTCCTCTCATCCAATTCTCTTCTTGGATGGGTGGTGATCGTGATG GAAATCCTCGAGTAACTCCTGAAGTTACAAGGGATGTTTGTTTACTGGCTAGAATGATGGCTGCCAACTTATATTTCTCACAAATAGAGGATCTTATGTTTGAG TTGTCAATGTGGCGATGCAATGATGAACTTCGTGTTCATGCAGATGAACTGCATAGGTCTTCAAGGAGAGATGCAAAACACTATATAG AATTTTGGAAACAGATTCCTGCAAGTGAACCTTATCGAGTTATTCTTGGTGATGTGAGGGACAAACTTTATAATACACGTGAACGCTCTCGTCATTTACTAGTCAATGGTATTTCTGACATTCCTGAGGAAGCGACTTTTACTAATGTTGAGCAG TTCTTGCAGCCTCTTGAACTCTGTTACAGATCACTCTGTGCTTGTGGTGATCGACCTATTGCAGATGGAAGCCTTCTTGATTTCCTACGGCAAGTTTCTACCTTTGGGCTTTCCCTTGTAAGACTTGATATCCGACAGGAATCTGACAGGCACACTGATGTTCTTGATGCTATTACAAAGTATTTGGGGATTGGATCTTATCGAGAATGGTCTGAGGAACGCAGGCAGGAATGGCTCTTGTCTGAGCTCAGAGGCAAGCGACCTCTTTTTGGTCCTGATCTTCCTAAAACAGAAGAAATTGCTGATGTATTAGACACATTTCATGTCATTGCGGAACTTCCTCCAGATAACTTTGGTGCCTATATAATTTCAATGGCTACAGCACCATCTGATGTACTTGCTGTTGAGCTTTTACAGCGTGAATGTCATGTCAAGCAGCCATTGAGGGTTGTTCCATTGTTTGAAAAGCTTGCTGATCTTGAAGCTGCTCCAGCTGCTGTTGCTCGTCTTTTCTCAGTTGATTGGTATAGAAACCGGATCAACGGGAAGCAAGAAGTCATGATAGGGTACTCTGATTCTGGAAAGGATGCTGGGCGTCTCTCTGCTGCTTGGCAGCTATATAAAGCTCAGGAAGAGCTTGTGAAAGTGGCAAAGCAGTATGGAGTGAAGCTAACGATGTTCCATGGCCGAGGTGGGACAGTTGGAAGGGGAGGAGGACCCACTCATCTTGCTATCTTATCTCAACCACCTGATACCATTCATGGATCACTTCGTGTGACAGTTCAAGGTGAAGTTATTGAACAGTCTTTTGGGGAGGAGCATTTGTGTTTCAGAACACTTCAGCGTTTTACAGCAGCCACACTTGAGCACGGAATGCATCCTCCTATCTCACCAAAGCCAGAATGGCGTGCCCTTATGGATGAGATGGCAATTATTGCCACTAAGGAATATCGTTCCATAGTCTTTCAAGAACCCCGTTTTGTTGAATACTTTCGCCTT GCAACACCAGAGTTGGAGTATGGTCGGATGAATATTGGAAGTAGACCATCTAAAAGAAAGCCAAGTGGTGGGATTGAATCACTCCGAGCAATCCCTTGGATCTTTGCTTGGACTCAAACAAGGTTCCATCTACCTGTCTGGCTTGGCTTCGGGGCAGCATTTAGACATGTCGTTGAGAAGGATATAAAGAATCTTCAGATGCTCCAGGAAATGTACAATCAATGGCCTTTCTTCAGGGTCACAATTGACTTGGTTGAGATGGTGTTTGCCAAGGGTGATCCAGGAATTGCTGCGTTATATGACAAGCTTCTGGTATCTAAAGAATTATGGCCTTTTGGAGAGCGCTTGAGAGCGAACTATGAAGAAACCAAGAGCTTTCTCCTAAAG ATTGCTGGTCACAAAGATCTTCTTGAAGGAGACCCATACTTGAAGCAAAGGCTTCGACTTCGTGATGCCTATATCACAACTCTTAATGTCTGCCAAGTTTACACTCTGAAGCGTATTCGTGATCCTGACTACTATGTAACGGTGAGACCCCACCTATCAAAAGAATACATGGAATCGACCAAACCAGCTGCAGAGCTTGTCAAGCTTAATCCTACAAGCGAGTATGCTCCTGGTCTGGAAGATACCCTCATCTTGACCATGAAGGGTATTGCTGCTGGCATGCAAAACACTGGTTAA
- the LOC110609524 gene encoding phosphoenolpyruvate carboxylase isoform X2 yields the protein MAARNLEKMASIDAQLRLLAPRKVSEDDKLVEYDALLLDRFLDILQDLHGEEIRETVQDCYELSAEYEGKHDPQKLEELGKVLTSLDPGDSIVVAKSFSHMLNLANLAEEVQIAYRRRIKLKKGDFADENSATTESDIEETLKRLVVQLKKSPEEVFDALKNQTVDLVLTAHPTQSVRRSLLQKHARIRNCLTQLYAKDITPDDKQELDEALQREIQAAFRTDEIRRTPPTPQDEMRAGMSYFHETIWKGVPKFLRRVDTALKNIGINERIPYNAPLIQFSSWMGGDRDGVSLYSN from the exons ATGGCTGCTAGGAATCTGGAGAAGATGGCATCAATTGATGCTCAGCTCAGGCTACTGGCCCCTCGGAAAGTTTCCGAGGATGACAAGTTGGTGGAGTATGATGCTCTGTTATTGGACCGATTTCTTGATATCTTGCAGGATTTGCATGGAGAGGAGATCAGAGAGACG GTTCAAGATTGTTATGAGCTTTCTGCTGAGTATGAAGGGAAGCATGACCCTCAAAAGTTGGAGGAACTTGGGAAAGTGCTTACGAGTTTGGATCCTGGGGATTCAATTGTTGTTGCAAAATCATTTTCCCACATGCTTAACTTGGCCAACTTGGCTGAAGAAGTTCAAATAGCTTATAGGCGGAGGATTAAATTAAAGAAGGGAGATTTTGCTGATGAGAACTCTGCAACAACTGAATCAGACATTGAAGAGACCCTCAAGAGGCTTGTGGTGCAATTGAAGAAGTCCCCAGAAGAAGTTTTTGATGCTCTGAAGAACCAGACTGTGGATTTAGTGTTAACCGCACATCCCACTCAATCTGTTCGTAGATCTTTGCTTCAAAAGCATGCGAG GATTCGGAACTGTTTGACTCAATTGTATGCTAAGGACATTACTCCAGATGATAAGCAGGAACTTGATGAGGCCTTACAAAGGGAG ATCCAAGCTGCATTCCGCACAGATGAGATCCGAAGGACTCCTCCAACTCCACAAGATGAGATGAGAGCTGGAATGAGCTACTTCCATGAGACAATTTGGAAGGGTGTCCCAAAGTTCTTGCGCCGAGTTGACACAGCTTTGAAGAATATTGGGATAAATGAACGAATCCCTTATAATGCTCCTCTCATCCAATTCTCTTCTTGGATGGGTGGTGATCGTGATGGTGTGTCTCTTT ATTCAAACTAA